In Sulfitobacter sp. LCG007, the sequence TCATGGCAGGGCACGCGGTCATCAAGGTCTTTGCAGGCTTTGCCGCCATCGCGGTGATCTCGCCCGTGTCGGTCGTCGCAATCACGGCGATGTACGGCCTCGAGGTCCTGGTGTCCTTCATCCAGGCATACGTCTTCACCATTCTGACCTGCGTCTATCTCAAGGACGCATTGCACCCGCATCACTGAGACCAGAACGGTGCGCCGGGGCGCACCTTACAGCAAACTTCCAATCGCAAGGAGACATCTCATGGAAGGGCAACTCGCACATATCGGCGCAGGCCTCGCGGCAATCGGTTCCGGCGCGGCAGCGATCGGGGTCGGCAACGTCGCCGGCAACTACCTGGCCGGCGCCCTGCGCAACCCCTCGGCGGCCGCAAGCCAGACCGCCACGCTCTTCATCGGCATCGCCTTTGCAGAAGCGCTCGGGATCTTCTCGTTCCTCGTCGCCCTGCTGCTGATGTTCGCCGTCTAAGCTTTCCGGAACGACATTCCCGGCGAGGGGCGGGTGCACCGCATCCGTCCCGCCGAAGGGCAGAGTTTCGAAGGAGAGGCCGAGATGGCAACTGAAACGACACATGGTGGCGATGGTCTTGCCGACGCGATGGGCGTCGATGCGCATTCTGCCACCGAGGCAAGCGGCGGCATGCCGCAACTCGACTTCTCGACCTGGGCCAACCAGATCTTCTGGCTGGTCGTTGCCCTTGTCGTCATCTACCTGATCCTCACCCGGATCGCGCTGCCGCGCATCGGTGCCGTCCTGGCCGAGCGTCAGGGCACCATCACCAGCGACATCGCCGCTGCGGAGGATCTCAAGGCGCGGTCGCTCGAGGCCGAGGCCGCTTACGAGAAGGCGCTTGCGGATGCCCGCACCGAGGCCCATGCCATCGTCGCGAAGGCCAAGGAAGACATCCAGGCCGACCTCGACATGGCCATTGCCAAGGCGGACGAGGAAATCGCGGCGAAATCCGCGGAATCCGAGAAGGCCATCGCCGAGATCCGCGCCGGCGCGCTTGATGCCGTGCGCGAAGTGGCGACCGACACCGCCAGGGAAATCGTTGCGGCGCTGGGTGGAAAGGTCGACGACAAGGCGATCGAGGCCGCGGTTTCCGAGCGGTTGAAAGGATGAGAGCCATGGCAATCACACGCAACCTGATCGCGGCGGCCGGCGGCCTTGCACTGGCCAGCCCGGCTGCGGCTGCAACGGGTCCGTTCTTCTCGCTGCACAACACCGATTTCGTGGTGCTGCTGGCCTTCCTGCTGTTCATCGCCGTTCTCGTTTACTTCAAGGTTCCCGACCGGATCGGCGCCATGCTCGACAAGCGGGCCGATGGCATCCGCTCGGAACTCGAGGAAGCCCGCGCATTGCGGGAAGAGGCGCAGACGCTGCTGGCAAGCTATGAGCGCAAGCAGAAGGAAGTGCAGGGGCAGGCTGACCGGATCGTGGCCCATGCCCGCGAGGAGGCGCAGGTTGCGGCAGAGCAGGCCCGCGCCGATCTGGCCAAGTCTCTCGAGCGCCGGATGGCAGCTGCGGAAGAGCAGATCGGAAGCGCCCAGTCCGCCGCCGTGCGGGAGGTGCGCGATCAATCCATCGCGGTCGCCATCGCCGCGGCACGCGAAGTGATCGCCAGCCAGATGACGGCGAGCGACGCCAACAAGCTCATCGACGCCTCCATCGCGCAGGTCGAAGCGAAGCTTCACTGAAACGGGTCCCTTCCCGACCCCATGAGCCCCGGCCCGCGCCGGGGCTTTTTCTTTCTCGCGACGCCGTCCCCCGGCTCACGAAGCGTTAACCAAGATTCCGGCAGGATGCCGGGATGATCCGCGCCCGCATGTCGCTGACAGGCCTCCTTGCCGCTTCGCTGCTTGGCAGCTGCGCCGTGCCGGGACCCTATTTCGAACGGTCAGGGACGACACGGGTCCAGAGCGGCGGATCGGTGTTCGATGTCAGGGTGCGGGGAAGGCTCGCAGAGGCGGTGCGGGTCAATCCGCAATACGCACCGCGGCTCGGGCCGCTGGGGCTGCAGGCTGCGCGCGCCATGTCGCTGGTGTCGGGCTGCGCGGTTACCGAGGTGCGCGGGGACCAGGCGGTGGCGACAGGGCTGCTCGACTGCGGTGACGGACCGCCTCCCGACGACCGGCTTCTGCCAGCGCCGATCCACGAATGCGCGCCACTCGGCCGCTTTCCGGATGACAGGTTGCCCCTGACCTACCCCGTCTATGAATGCCGGGCCGTCCCATGACGGGAAAGGGCGACTGTCACGTCCCGCAGGTCAACATCTTGTGGATAACCCGGATCAAAGCGCAGCTTGTGGTATCTCGAGGTTGACAGCATTTACCTGCGGTAGCAGTCTTCCCGAACCCTTAAACCGAAAGGCCGGACCCTCCATTGCGCTTCTCGAAACTCAGACTGACCGGCTTCAAGAGCTTCGTCGATCCCACCGACCTGATCATCGCGGAGGGTCTGACCGGGGTGGTGGGGCCGAACGGCTGCGGGAAGTCGAACCTGCTGGAGGCCCTGCGCTGGGTCATGGGCGAGAACCGTCCCACGGCGATGCGCGGTGACGGGATGGAGGACGTGATCTTTGCCGGTGCCGCGACACGTCCGGCGCGCAACTTCGCCGAGGTCGCGCTGCACATCGACAATTCCGACCGTCTCGCGCCGGCAGGGTTCAACGACAGCGACAGCCTGGAGATCGTCCGGCGAATCACACGGGATGCGGGATCGGCCTACAAGGTCGGAGCCAAGGATGTCCGGGCGCGGGACGTCCAGATGCTCTTTGCCGATGCCTCGACCGGTGCGCACAGCCCGGCGCTGGTGCGTCAGGGCCAGATATCGGAGCTGATCAACGCCAAGCCCAAGAACCGGCGGCGCATTCTCGAAGAGGCTGCGGGAATCTCGGGACTCTATCAGCGTCGCCACGAGGCGGAGCTGAAGCTGAAGGGGGCGGAAGCGAACCTGCTGCGTGTCGACGACGTGATCGAACAGCTTGCCGCCCAGCTCGCCCAGCTTGCCCGGCAGGCGCGTGCGGCGGCGCGATACCGCGAGATAGGGACCGAGCTGCGCCGGGCCGAGGGGATGCTGCTTTACCGGCGCTGGCGAGAGGCGGACGAGACGCGTTCCAGGGCCGAGGATGAGCTGCGCGCCCGGGTGAACGCGGCGGCACAGGCCGAGGTCGCGGTGCGGCAGACATCGAAGGCGCGCGAGGCGGCGGAGACAGCGCTTCCGGCGCTGCGCGAGGAGGACGCGGTCGCTGGGGCGATCCTGCAGCGACTGCTGGTGCAACGCGATGCCCTGGCGGAAGAAGAGTCGCGTGCCAATGACCTGATCGCGACACTCGAGGGACGTATTGCGCAGCTGGCCCGGGATATCGAGCGGGAAGGCGGGCTGAACCGGGATGCCGGCGAGACCATCGAACGGCTCGAGCGCGAGGCGGCCGAGCTGGCGGAAGCCGCCGAGGGCCACGAGGAGCGGCTGGCAGAGGCGTCGGACGCCGCGCAGGAGGCATCTTCGGTGCTGCAGACGCGCGAACACGATCTTGCGGAGATGACCGAGGATGTAGCCCGCCTGGCCGCCCGGCACGGCTCGGCGCAACGGCTCCTCGAGGACAGCCGGAAGACCGAGGCTCGGGCCGGGGAAGCGGCGCAGAAGGCGCGCGGCGCCCTCGAGGCCAGCGAGGCGGCGGTGGCGAAGGCCGGAACGGATTTCGAGGCGGCGGAGGCTGCCTCGTCCGCGGCGGTCGCAGCGGCGGAACTGGCCGAGGCCGCGCTGATCGCCGCCGACGAGGCGTTGGTCGATACGCAGTCACGGGAGGCGGAGGCGCGCGCGCGACACTCCGAAGCCGAGGGCGAAGCCAACGCGCTTCGGGCCGAGACATCCTCGCTGGCGAAGCTGCTGCAGCGGGATACGGCGGAGGGCGGGCAGATCCTTGACCTGCTCTCGGTCGCGCCCGGATATGAAAAGGCGCTGGGGGCGGCTCTGGCGGACGATCTGCGCATGCCGCAGGTCGCGGCGGATGCGGCAACGGGCTGGGCGATCCTGCCGCGCTACGATGCAGAGCAGTCCTTGCCCGAAGGCGCGACGCCGCTGGCGGAGCACGTTAGCGTGCCCGAGGTGCTGGCGCGGCGGATCGGCCAGATCGGGCTTGTCGACGCCGCGCGCGGAGCGCTGCTGCAGGCGGCGCTGAAGCCCGGCCAGCGCCTCGTCTCGCGCGCGGGCGACCTGTGGCGCTGGGACGGGTTCCGCTCGGGCGCCGAGGACGCGCCCTCGGCCGCGGCGCTGCGGCTCCAGCAGCTCAACCGGCTGGAAGAGCTCAAGCAATCGCTGGAACAGGCCACGCAGAAGGCGCTCGGGGCTCAGGGCGCCCATGACACGCTGAAGGCGATGCTGGCGGAACACGCCCGGACCGACCGCGAGGCGCGCGAGGCGCGGCGGGCGGCGGACCGGCAGGTGGCCGAGGCCGGCCGGGCGCTCAGCCGGGCCGAGGCGGACCAGACACTCGCACGCGGACGGCTGACGGAGCTCGGCATGGCCGTGAAGCGACACGAGGAAGAGGCCATGGGCGCGCGGTCGCGCCTTCTGGAAGCGGAACGCGCGCTGGCGGATCTGGGGGATCTTTCCGCCGCGCGCGGCGCGATGGACGACCTGCGGATGACGGTCGAGGCCGCCCGGATCACGATGATGTCGCGCCGGTCGGCCCATGACGAGCTGCGCCGCGAGGGCGAGGCCCGGGCGCGCAGGGCGCAGGAGATCGACAGGGAGACCGGCAACTGGCGCAAACGGCTGGATACGGCCGAGAAGCGCATGGCAGAACTCGTCGAACGCAAGGCGGCGTCGGAGGCCGAACTCGGGACGGCGCGGGCGGTGCCGGGCGAGATCGCCGGACGGCGCGCGGAACTTGCCGAGGGGATCGCAAGGGAGCAATCGCGCAAGGCGAAGGCCGCGGATGCGCTGTCGGAGGGCGAGAGCCTGTTGCGCAGCGCCGCCACCGCGGAACGCGAGGCGGAACGGGCGGCCTCGGAGGCGCGCGAGGCGCGCGCCGGCGCCGAGGCGCGGCGGGATGCGGCGCGGGAATCGGCCGAGGCGGCGGCGGAGCGCATCGCCGAGGACAGTCAGGTGACGCCGAACCAGTTGCTGACCAGGCTTGGCGTGCCTGCCGACGACATGCCGCGGGCCGACCACCTGGAAGCCGAGGTGAACCGCCTGAAACGTCAACGCGACTCGCTTGGGGCGGTCAACCTGCGCGCCGAGGAGGATGCGCAGGAAGTTCAGGTCGAGCACGACACGCTGACGACCGAGAAGGCAGACCTCGAAGCGGCCATCAGGACCCTTCGCAACGGGATCGCGGGCCTGAACCGGGAAGGACGCGAAAGGCTGCTGACCGCCTTCGAGCAGGTGAACTCGAACTTCTCGATGCTGTTCCGCCATCTCTTCGGGGGAGGAGAGGCCAATCTCGTGATGGTCGACAGCGACGACCCGCTCGAGGCGGGCCTCGAGATCATGTGCCAGCCGCCCGGCAAGAAGCTCGCGACGCTCTCCCTGCTCTCGGGCGGGGAACAGACGCTCACGGCCATGGCGCTGATCTTCGCGGTCTTCCTCGCCAATCCCGCGCCGATCTGCGTGCTCGACGAGGTCGATGCCCCGCTCGACGACGCCAATGTGACGCGCTTCTGCGATCTGCTGGACGAGATGTGCCGCCAGACCGAAACGCGGTTCCTCATCATCACCCATCACGCGGTGACGATGTCACGGATGGATCGCCTGTTCGGAGTGACGATGGCCGAGCAGGGCGTGAGCCAGCTGGTGTCGGTCGATCTCAAGCGCGCCGAAACACTGGTGGCCTGAACCCACGGTGCGGCAGGCCGCACCCTACGTACCCGTACCGCGATCAGGCGATGAACGCGACGAGCAGCACCAGGCACACAAGCGCCGCCCAGCCCCGCCAGAGCAGGCGGACCGCGGCGTCGATCGCCTCGGGGCCGAGCATGCGGCGTCCGGCGGCATTCACGAAGGGAAACTCCGTCGAAACGCCGCCGTAGCTTCTCGGGCCCGCGAGGGCGACACCGAGCGCGCGCGCCGCGGCCGCCTCGGGCCAGCCGGCGTTGGGCGACTTGTGCCGCCGGGCGTCGGCCACGATGCCGCGCCGGTCCGTCACCCGGCCGATCAGCAGTATCAGCAGCGCGGTGAGGCGCGCGGGGATCAGGTTCAGCACGTCGTCGAGGCGCGCCGCGGCCCAGCCGAAGGATTCGTGGCGCGCCGTGCGATAGCCGATCATGCTGTCGGCGGTGTTGACCAGCTTGTAGATCAGGATCCCAGGCAACCCCCCGATCAGGAACCAGAAAGCCGGGGCCACGACCCCGTCCGAGAAGTTCTCCGCAGCGCTTTCGATCGCGGCGCGGGCAACCCCCGTCCCGTCCATCCCGCCGGTGTCCCGGCTGACGATGCGGGCCACCGAGCGGCGGCCTTCGGCAAGCGACATGCGCAACCCGTCCGCGACCTGCCGGACGTGATCGGCGAGGCTTCGCTGTGCCAGCAGGATCGCGGCGACCGGTATCGCGATCAGGGGACCCGGTGTCTCGAGAAGGCGGCCCAGAATCCAGGCCGCCCCCGCCAGCAGGAATACGACGCAAATCCCCTTCAGACGGCGCGCGCCGCCTCTGTTGAACGCCTTGTCGCAGGCTCCCACCGCGCGGCCCATCAGGACGGCAGGGTGCGGCAGGCGGTCCCAGAGCCATCTCGGCTCGCCCAGTGCCGCGTCCAGCAGCAGGGCGCAGGCAAGCATCGCCGCCGTGCTCATCTCAGGGCGGCTTCGAGATGGGCCCAGCGGTCGGGGTGGGGCAGACCGAGGCGGAGCCAGCGATCCGAGTAGGGGAAGATCCGCGACCAGATCCGATGCGAGGCGAGCTGTTCCTGCCACTCCGAGGCATCCGGCACGTCATAGAGGCGAAAGAGCGGCGTTCCGCCTTGCAGATGAGCCCCGGCCCGGCGCATCAGCCCGTCGAGCCGCGTCGAATCCTTCGCAAGCCGCAGCCTTGTCTCCGCCGACCAGGCGGGGTCCTCGAGCGCTGCCGCTCCCGTTTCGAGGGCCGGGCCGGAAACCGCCCAGGGTCCGATGCGCTCGGAAAGCATCGCGACAAGGCCGGGATCGCCGATGGCAAATCCCAGCCGAAGTCCCGCGAGACCCCAGAACTTGCCGAAGCTCTTGAGGATCAGAACGCCGGGCCGCCGGGCCGCCGGCATCATCGAGGCTCCGGGCAGGATGTCGCAGAAACTTTCGTCGACGATGCAGATCGGGGCGCGCAGGTCACGTGGCGAGGAAAGGCGGCCATCGGGATTGTTGGGATGAACCAGGACCTGGGCATCGCCGGCGGATCCCGCCGTCACCTCCCACCCCGCCGCGCTGAAGGCCGCGGCATGCTCGTTGTAGGTGGGCGCGCGGATCGAGACGGTTCCGGGGTCGGCCAGCAGGGGGATCTGGGCGATGAGGACCGACGCGCCGGGCGCTGCCAGCACCGCCGCCTGATCCGGCACCGACCAGTACGCGCGCGCGGCCCGGATCAGGCGTGACATCGCGTCGGCATCGGGAAGTGCGCTCCAGGCGTCGGGCGTCATCGGCGGAACCGGATAGGGCTGCGGGTTGATCCCTGTCGAAAGATCGCACCAGTCCGACCGGACACCCCCGAAGCGCAAGACGGCGACATCCAGTCCGCCTCCATGGTCCCGCTGCGTGCCGTTCATAAGTCCTCCCGGCGTACAGGTGCCGCGCCCCGCCGGAAAGAGCCTTTCGCGACGCGATTTTCAACCCCCGGGGTCAACGAAGTTAACGAAAACGAAAATTGGTTAAGCCAAAATTAACGATATGGGACGAACAAGTGAAGATGTTGTGTCGATTGGGACGAATCCTGCGCCGGGAGGCGAGATGAAGGTACTGATCGTGGAAAGCAGCCCGGAGCTTGGAAAAATCTGGGAGAACCACCTGCGGCGACGTGGCATGGAGGTTTCCCGCGCGGACGGTCAGACCTCTGCCATCGAGCATCTCGCCGGTTCGTCGCCCGACGTCATCATTCTGGACCTGATCCTGGAGGATGGATCGGCGCTGGCAGTGGCGGATTATGCGAACTACCGGCTCCCGTCGGCGCAGGTCATCTTCGTGACGAACACGTCGTTCTTCTCGGACGGATCGATCTTTTCGCTGGTTTCGAACGCCTGTGCCTTCGTCCAGAGCGAGACGCCGCCGGACGATCTTGTGGCTATGGTCGAGCATTACGGCAAACCCTCCCGGCGCGGCGCAGCCTGAGTCGTAAGGTGCGGCCTGCCGCACCCTACCACAGGCTTCGATCCCTTCAGCCGCGATGATGCGGCGCCATGAAATCCGGATCCGGACAGATCGGCACGATGCGGTGGGGGTTCACCGTATCGTGGCTGTAGTGATAGTGGCGCACGATATGGTCGAAATGCGTCGTTTCCGCCACTCCTGGCACCTGGTACAGTTCGCGCGTGTAGGCCCACAGGTTCGGATAATCCACCAGCCGCGCGTGGTTGCACTTGAAGTGGTGATAGTAGACCTTGTCGAAGCGCAGAAGCGTCGTCAGAAGCCGCCAGTCCGCTTCGGTAATGCGATCGCCCATCAGGTACCGGTTTTCACCGAGATGGGCCTCTAGCCAGTCCATCGTCTCGAAGAGGGGATGCACGGCCTCGTCGTAGGCGTCCTGCGTGGTGGCGAAACCGCATTTGTACACGCCATTGTTCAGCGTGTCGTAGATGCGCGCATTGACCGGCTCGATCTTCTCGCGCAGATCCCGGGGCCAGAAATCCAGATCGTTGCCGGTGATGCCGTCGAAGGCCGAGTTGAACATCCGGATGATTTCGGCGGACTCGTTGGAAACGATCGTGCCGCGTGTCTTGTCCCAGAGGATCGGCACCGTCACGCGGCCGGTGAAATCGGACTTGGCCTTCGTGTAGATGTCGCGGGCGTAGGGCAGGCCGAATTGGGTGTCGCCTGTCGCGCCCTCGAAATCCCTGCCGAAGCTCCATCCGTTCTCAAGCATGTCGGGATGGACAACCGAAAGCCCGATATGCTGCTCGAGACCCTTGATGGCGCGGAATATAAGCGTCCGGTGCGCCCAGGGGCAGGCGAAGCTGACGTAAAGATGATAGCGCCCGGATTCAGCCGCGAACCCGCCCTCTCCGCTGGGTCCCGCGCCGCCATCGGCAGTCACCCAGTTGCGGAACTTGGCCTCGTCGCGTTCGAATTTTCCACCGGACTCGGACGTATCGTACCACTTGTCCTTCCAGACACCGTCGACCAGCAAACCCATTTCCATCTCCCATTCTGTTCGGGACGAAACTAGGCTCGAACGACGCCGATGAAACAGCGCGTCGCGCGCAAGCCGCCTGCATCACCGCACATGAAGTTAAGGCTGTCGGCAAAGTTCACTTGATTTTCATCGTGTCTGTGGCACTTCTTCCGGTACAGGCCGGGGGGATCTGCGATGGAAGCGTTCTTGTCCAAGGAAATTCAGGCGGGCCTCGATCAGGCCCGGATCGCGGCGCTGCGAAAAAGTTCGCGCCTGCGCATAGAGCATGATGGCCGAAGCTATCCGGTCCTGAAGTACTGGAAGACGGGGTTCGCGATGGAGGCCGGATCGGCACCGGGTCTGCGCGGCTTTGTCGATCTCTTCGACGGGGCGAAGCATCTTTTCCAGTGTCTTGTCGTGGCCAGCGACGCCGAGGGTGCAGAACGGAAATTCGAATTCAAGCGCGCGACAGCCATACAGGGCGGACCGGCGCTCGACTTCGAACTTGCCGATGAGGCGCCCGTCGCGCTGATCGGGCAGGACCGTAGACAGGCCTGATCGCCGGCTCATCGTCACCGGCATTGGGCCAGGTTGCGCTACTGGAGATCGGCGAAGGCTTCGGCCAGCCTGCCGCAAGCTTCCTCGATCCGCGCTTTCGGTGTCGCGAGGTTGAAGCGCAGGAAGTCGTCTCCGCCGGTCCCGAATGTCGTCCCATGGTTGGCAGCGATCATCGCCGACTTCTCCACGCGGGCGGTGAATTCCTCGCGCGCCATTCCCGTGCCCGAGAAATCGACCCAGGCGAGATAGGTCGCCTCGAGCGGCATGGAAGCAAGGCCCGGTATCTTCCCGATCGCCGCATCGAACAGACGCCGGTTGCCGTCGAGATAGCCGCATAGCGCATCGACCCAGGCCGCGCCCTCGGGGCTGTAGGCGGCGGTAGCCATGTGCAGGCCGAAGCTGTTGGGCGAAAGACCCAGCGCGGCCATGCGCTCGGCGAATTGATCGCGCATCCGGGGGTTCTCGATGATGACATTGCCCACATGTGCCCCCGCGATGTTGAAGGTCTTGGTCGTGGCGCTCATCATCACGAGCTTCTCTGTCACGCCTGGAACCGTCGCCGCGGGGACATGCCGGTTCCCCGGCATCATGATGTCCTGGTGGATCTCGTCCGAGACCAGCACGAGGTCGTGGCGCCGCGCGAAGTCCGAAACCGCTGCCACTTCCTCCCTGCTCCAGACCCGGCCGCCGGGGTTGTGCGGCGAGCAGAGGATGATCATCTTTTCCGAGCCGGTCATGGCTGCGTCCCAGCGGTCGATATCGAGGACGTAGCGGCCCTTTTCGAGCGCAAGCGGACATTCCACGATCTCGCGCCCGGCGGCTTTGATGACACGCGCGAAGGCGTGATAGACCGGCGTCATCAGCACGATGCCGTCGCCGGGAGAGGTGAAGCTGTCGATGCACAGCGCGGTTCCGTTCACGAGGCCATGTGTCGTGAAGATCCAGTCTGCTTCGGGCTTCCAGCCGTGACGGTGCTCCATCCACCAGATGATCGCATCCTTGTAGGCGCTGTCATCGCCGAAATAGCCGAAGACGCCGTGATCCACGAGCGATTGCAGCTTTTCCAGCACCACCTGCGGAGGGCGGAAGTCCATGTCCGCCACCCACATCGCAATGCCCTTGTCGGCGGGCACGCCGTAGACGGCTTCCATCTTGTCCCATTTGGCGCAATGCGTCCCGCGACGCTCGATCATCTCGTCGAAGCTCATGACCCGTATCCTTGAATTTTTCGCCAGCCTAACCGGGACGCCGGCAGGCACAAGGCCTGCATGTTGCGGTTGGCGTCGGCATCGCCTAAATCGGCCGGATGAAGCGCGATATCATCCTTTTTCCCGATCCCCGGCTCAAGAAGGCCGCGGCCCCTGTCGACGATCTGAGCGACGATCTCAGGGCGCTTGCCAGG encodes:
- a CDS encoding threonine-phosphate decarboxylase — protein: MNGTQRDHGGGLDVAVLRFGGVRSDWCDLSTGINPQPYPVPPMTPDAWSALPDADAMSRLIRAARAYWSVPDQAAVLAAPGASVLIAQIPLLADPGTVSIRAPTYNEHAAAFSAAGWEVTAGSAGDAQVLVHPNNPDGRLSSPRDLRAPICIVDESFCDILPGASMMPAARRPGVLILKSFGKFWGLAGLRLGFAIGDPGLVAMLSERIGPWAVSGPALETGAAALEDPAWSAETRLRLAKDSTRLDGLMRRAGAHLQGGTPLFRLYDVPDASEWQEQLASHRIWSRIFPYSDRWLRLGLPHPDRWAHLEAALR
- a CDS encoding F0F1 ATP synthase subunit B, with product MRAMAITRNLIAAAGGLALASPAAAATGPFFSLHNTDFVVLLAFLLFIAVLVYFKVPDRIGAMLDKRADGIRSELEEARALREEAQTLLASYERKQKEVQGQADRIVAHAREEAQVAAEQARADLAKSLERRMAAAEEQIGSAQSAAVREVRDQSIAVAIAAAREVIASQMTASDANKLIDASIAQVEAKLH
- a CDS encoding response regulator, which produces MKVLIVESSPELGKIWENHLRRRGMEVSRADGQTSAIEHLAGSSPDVIILDLILEDGSALAVADYANYRLPSAQVIFVTNTSFFSDGSIFSLVSNACAFVQSETPPDDLVAMVEHYGKPSRRGAA
- a CDS encoding F0F1 ATP synthase subunit C, with amino-acid sequence MEGQLAHIGAGLAAIGSGAAAIGVGNVAGNYLAGALRNPSAAASQTATLFIGIAFAEALGIFSFLVALLLMFAV
- the cbiB gene encoding adenosylcobinamide-phosphate synthase CbiB, translated to MSTAAMLACALLLDAALGEPRWLWDRLPHPAVLMGRAVGACDKAFNRGGARRLKGICVVFLLAGAAWILGRLLETPGPLIAIPVAAILLAQRSLADHVRQVADGLRMSLAEGRRSVARIVSRDTGGMDGTGVARAAIESAAENFSDGVVAPAFWFLIGGLPGILIYKLVNTADSMIGYRTARHESFGWAAARLDDVLNLIPARLTALLILLIGRVTDRRGIVADARRHKSPNAGWPEAAAARALGVALAGPRSYGGVSTEFPFVNAAGRRMLGPEAIDAAVRLLWRGWAALVCLVLLVAFIA
- a CDS encoding glutathione S-transferase family protein: MGLLVDGVWKDKWYDTSESGGKFERDEAKFRNWVTADGGAGPSGEGGFAAESGRYHLYVSFACPWAHRTLIFRAIKGLEQHIGLSVVHPDMLENGWSFGRDFEGATGDTQFGLPYARDIYTKAKSDFTGRVTVPILWDKTRGTIVSNESAEIIRMFNSAFDGITGNDLDFWPRDLREKIEPVNARIYDTLNNGVYKCGFATTQDAYDEAVHPLFETMDWLEAHLGENRYLMGDRITEADWRLLTTLLRFDKVYYHHFKCNHARLVDYPNLWAYTRELYQVPGVAETTHFDHIVRHYHYSHDTVNPHRIVPICPDPDFMAPHHRG
- a CDS encoding MalY/PatB family protein, encoding MSFDEMIERRGTHCAKWDKMEAVYGVPADKGIAMWVADMDFRPPQVVLEKLQSLVDHGVFGYFGDDSAYKDAIIWWMEHRHGWKPEADWIFTTHGLVNGTALCIDSFTSPGDGIVLMTPVYHAFARVIKAAGREIVECPLALEKGRYVLDIDRWDAAMTGSEKMIILCSPHNPGGRVWSREEVAAVSDFARRHDLVLVSDEIHQDIMMPGNRHVPAATVPGVTEKLVMMSATTKTFNIAGAHVGNVIIENPRMRDQFAERMAALGLSPNSFGLHMATAAYSPEGAAWVDALCGYLDGNRRLFDAAIGKIPGLASMPLEATYLAWVDFSGTGMAREEFTARVEKSAMIAANHGTTFGTGGDDFLRFNLATPKARIEEACGRLAEAFADLQ
- the smc gene encoding chromosome segregation protein SMC, with translation MRFSKLRLTGFKSFVDPTDLIIAEGLTGVVGPNGCGKSNLLEALRWVMGENRPTAMRGDGMEDVIFAGAATRPARNFAEVALHIDNSDRLAPAGFNDSDSLEIVRRITRDAGSAYKVGAKDVRARDVQMLFADASTGAHSPALVRQGQISELINAKPKNRRRILEEAAGISGLYQRRHEAELKLKGAEANLLRVDDVIEQLAAQLAQLARQARAAARYREIGTELRRAEGMLLYRRWREADETRSRAEDELRARVNAAAQAEVAVRQTSKAREAAETALPALREEDAVAGAILQRLLVQRDALAEEESRANDLIATLEGRIAQLARDIEREGGLNRDAGETIERLEREAAELAEAAEGHEERLAEASDAAQEASSVLQTREHDLAEMTEDVARLAARHGSAQRLLEDSRKTEARAGEAAQKARGALEASEAAVAKAGTDFEAAEAASSAAVAAAELAEAALIAADEALVDTQSREAEARARHSEAEGEANALRAETSSLAKLLQRDTAEGGQILDLLSVAPGYEKALGAALADDLRMPQVAADAATGWAILPRYDAEQSLPEGATPLAEHVSVPEVLARRIGQIGLVDAARGALLQAALKPGQRLVSRAGDLWRWDGFRSGAEDAPSAAALRLQQLNRLEELKQSLEQATQKALGAQGAHDTLKAMLAEHARTDREAREARRAADRQVAEAGRALSRAEADQTLARGRLTELGMAVKRHEEEAMGARSRLLEAERALADLGDLSAARGAMDDLRMTVEAARITMMSRRSAHDELRREGEARARRAQEIDRETGNWRKRLDTAEKRMAELVERKAASEAELGTARAVPGEIAGRRAELAEGIAREQSRKAKAADALSEGESLLRSAATAEREAERAASEAREARAGAEARRDAARESAEAAAERIAEDSQVTPNQLLTRLGVPADDMPRADHLEAEVNRLKRQRDSLGAVNLRAEEDAQEVQVEHDTLTTEKADLEAAIRTLRNGIAGLNREGRERLLTAFEQVNSNFSMLFRHLFGGGEANLVMVDSDDPLEAGLEIMCQPPGKKLATLSLLSGGEQTLTAMALIFAVFLANPAPICVLDEVDAPLDDANVTRFCDLLDEMCRQTETRFLIITHHAVTMSRMDRLFGVTMAEQGVSQLVSVDLKRAETLVA
- a CDS encoding F0F1 ATP synthase subunit B'; its protein translation is MATETTHGGDGLADAMGVDAHSATEASGGMPQLDFSTWANQIFWLVVALVVIYLILTRIALPRIGAVLAERQGTITSDIAAAEDLKARSLEAEAAYEKALADARTEAHAIVAKAKEDIQADLDMAIAKADEEIAAKSAESEKAIAEIRAGALDAVREVATDTAREIVAALGGKVDDKAIEAAVSERLKG